One segment of Pseudodesulfovibrio sp. 5S69 DNA contains the following:
- a CDS encoding Hpt domain-containing protein — MIQRGDQVLEIFLEETADRLDAIESGLLHLESCGEDCDPEIINSIFRDAHSVKAGSNLLKLKTIEDLAHKLENVLEMIRKKQIAPSEIIVTACLESVDKLRELIENIERSDTISTRLHTHMLEVAVQKTLQGE; from the coding sequence TTGATACAGCGAGGCGACCAAGTCCTCGAAATCTTTCTCGAAGAGACAGCGGATCGGCTCGATGCCATCGAGTCGGGTCTGTTGCATTTGGAGAGTTGCGGCGAAGACTGCGACCCCGAGATCATCAATTCCATCTTCCGCGACGCCCATTCGGTCAAGGCGGGCTCCAACCTGCTCAAGCTGAAAACCATCGAGGATCTGGCCCACAAGCTCGAAAACGTCCTCGAAATGATCCGCAAGAAGCAGATCGCCCCCTCGGAGATTATCGTCACCGCCTGCCTCGAATCCGTGGACAAGCTCCGCGAGCTGATCGAAAACATCGAGCGCAGCGACACCATCTCCACCCGGCTGCACACGCACATGCTCGAAGTGGCCGTCCAGAAGACCCTGCAAGGGGAATAA
- a CDS encoding bacteriohemerythrin, producing MPLIQWDETMSVGMDELDDQHRELIDLINETYAAIQRHDEPLMTSLIDKMRDYSVVHFRAEEAILRSCDYPGSDVHAGQHRAFEDKVADFRRDMFVKTNLSQVFIFLSRWLTNHIMHEDRKFILWLPETDDKGA from the coding sequence ATGCCGCTCATTCAATGGGACGAGACCATGTCCGTGGGCATGGACGAGCTGGACGACCAGCACAGGGAACTCATCGACCTGATCAACGAGACCTATGCGGCCATCCAGCGCCACGACGAACCGCTCATGACCTCGCTCATCGACAAGATGCGGGACTACTCAGTGGTCCACTTTCGGGCCGAGGAAGCGATCCTGCGCAGTTGCGACTATCCCGGCAGCGACGTCCACGCGGGCCAGCACCGCGCGTTCGAGGACAAGGTGGCCGACTTCCGGCGCGACATGTTCGTCAAGACCAACCTTTCCCAGGTCTTCATCTTCCTCAGCCGCTGGCTGACCAACCACATCATGCACGAGGACCGCAAGTTCATCCTCTGGCTCCCGGAAACGGACGACAAGGGGGCCTAG
- a CDS encoding UbiD family decarboxylase: protein MGYRNTRECLEALEARGDLVRIDKCVDAKLEIGAIQRRVFRAKGPALLFGNVRGCRFPMAANLYGTRERMRFLFRDTVETVERLMKLKLDPMEFLRRPWQYLGAPRTAWHTLPKKVSDGPVMANETVVSSLPQLQSWPMDGGPYVTLPQVYTEDPAAPGFAGSNLGMYRVQLSGNDYVRDREVGLHYQIHRGIGHHHAEALRRGEPLKVNIAVGGAPSMTLAAMMPLPEGLAEIFFAGALGGHRIPMVVRPGGLPISAEADFCICGTVVRGGEKPEGPFGDHLGYYSLAHDFPVLRVDKVYHRDDAVWPFTTVGRPPQEDTLFGQFVHELTAELVPSVFAGVHEVHAVDAAGVHPLLLAVGSERYVPYAAERQPQELLTNAMALLGNTQTSLSKYVLIAAREDLPQGVGCHDVPAFFRHLLERADLTRDLHFITRTTIDTLDYSGISLNQGSKLVLAVAGNRKRELAAEVPAGLDLPRGFRDPRVFAPGILVVKGPKHRRKRDQQDPALERLGAMLAKVPGIEGFPLIVVADDARFTAQDWDNFLWVTFTRSDPATDIYGAGAFTHAKHWGADKALVVDARLKTYHAPPLEDDPEVEKRVDELGAKGGPLHGII from the coding sequence ATGGGATACAGGAATACGCGTGAATGCCTCGAGGCCCTCGAGGCACGGGGAGACCTCGTCCGCATCGACAAGTGCGTGGACGCGAAGCTCGAGATCGGCGCCATCCAGCGCAGGGTCTTCCGGGCCAAGGGGCCGGCCCTGCTCTTTGGCAACGTCCGGGGCTGCCGGTTCCCCATGGCCGCCAACCTCTACGGCACGCGGGAGCGCATGCGCTTCCTCTTTCGCGACACCGTGGAGACGGTGGAGCGGCTGATGAAGCTGAAGCTCGACCCCATGGAGTTCCTGCGCCGTCCGTGGCAGTATCTCGGCGCGCCCAGGACGGCCTGGCACACCCTGCCCAAAAAGGTCTCGGACGGGCCGGTCATGGCCAACGAGACCGTGGTGTCCAGCCTGCCGCAGCTCCAGTCCTGGCCCATGGACGGCGGCCCCTACGTGACCCTGCCCCAGGTCTACACCGAGGACCCGGCCGCGCCGGGCTTCGCCGGGTCCAACCTGGGCATGTACCGCGTCCAGTTGTCGGGCAACGACTACGTCCGCGACCGGGAGGTGGGGCTGCACTACCAGATCCACCGGGGCATCGGCCACCATCATGCCGAGGCCCTGCGCCGGGGCGAGCCGCTCAAGGTCAACATCGCGGTGGGCGGCGCGCCGTCCATGACCCTGGCCGCCATGATGCCCCTGCCCGAGGGGCTGGCCGAAATCTTTTTCGCCGGCGCGCTGGGCGGGCACCGCATCCCCATGGTCGTGCGGCCCGGCGGGCTGCCCATCTCGGCCGAGGCGGACTTCTGCATCTGCGGCACCGTGGTCCGGGGCGGGGAGAAGCCCGAGGGGCCCTTCGGCGACCACCTGGGCTATTACAGCCTGGCCCACGATTTTCCGGTTCTCAGGGTGGACAAGGTCTATCACCGCGACGACGCGGTCTGGCCGTTCACCACGGTGGGGCGTCCGCCGCAGGAGGACACGCTCTTCGGCCAGTTCGTCCACGAACTGACCGCCGAACTGGTGCCGTCGGTCTTCGCGGGTGTGCACGAGGTTCACGCCGTGGACGCGGCCGGGGTGCACCCGCTGCTCCTGGCCGTGGGCAGCGAGCGCTACGTGCCGTACGCGGCCGAGCGCCAGCCCCAGGAACTGTTGACCAATGCCATGGCCCTGCTCGGCAACACCCAGACCTCGCTGTCCAAATACGTGCTCATCGCGGCCCGCGAGGACCTGCCGCAGGGGGTGGGCTGCCACGATGTGCCCGCGTTTTTCCGCCATCTGCTGGAGCGGGCGGACCTGACCCGCGACCTGCATTTCATCACCCGGACCACCATCGACACCCTGGATTACTCGGGCATCAGCCTGAACCAGGGCTCCAAGCTGGTCCTGGCCGTGGCCGGGAACCGCAAGCGCGAACTGGCCGCCGAGGTCCCGGCCGGGCTCGACCTGCCGCGCGGCTTCCGCGATCCGAGGGTCTTCGCGCCGGGAATTCTGGTCGTCAAGGGCCCCAAGCACCGCCGCAAGCGGGACCAGCAGGACCCGGCCCTGGAGCGGCTGGGCGCGATGTTGGCCAAGGTTCCGGGCATCGAGGGCTTTCCCCTGATCGTGGTGGCCGACGACGCGCGTTTCACGGCCCAAGACTGGGACAACTTTCTGTGGGTGACCTTCACCCGCTCCGATCCGGCCACGGACATCTACGGCGCGGGCGCGTTCACCCACGCCAAGCACTGGGGCGCGGACAAGGCCCTGGTCGTGGACGCCAGACTGAAGACCTACCACGCGCCGCCGCTTGAGGACGACCCCGAGGTGGAAAAGCGGGTGGACGAACTGGGCGCCAAGGGCGGCCCGTTGCACGGAATCATCTAA
- a CDS encoding chemotaxis protein: protein MSKSAIDTGILLETGTNELEILEFYINEIREEGKDPVPNFFGINVAKVMQVIETPNLEPPESAPHPSFMGTIPLRDLILPVLDLSVWLELNMPKTERDIVIVTEFSKSVTGFLVSGVTEIHRVGWEKVIPPSSIISTNTDAIIGLIDKGEYFVQLLDLETILSQFEPDDGVEMAVSENEYKVLVADDSATIRAMIKANLTEANFQPIITNNGDEALRTILDLKARAEAEGKDITEYVDLVISDIEMPLMDGFSLTKNIKQDPVLRNLPVILYSSIITNELRHKGESVGADMQISKPDLHTIPQVALELIEGGAD from the coding sequence ATGAGTAAGAGCGCCATCGATACCGGAATCCTTCTGGAGACGGGAACCAACGAGCTCGAAATACTCGAGTTCTATATCAACGAGATCCGCGAGGAAGGAAAGGACCCGGTTCCCAATTTCTTCGGCATCAACGTGGCCAAGGTCATGCAGGTCATCGAGACCCCCAACCTCGAACCGCCCGAATCGGCCCCCCACCCCTCGTTCATGGGGACCATCCCCCTGCGCGACCTCATCCTCCCGGTCCTCGACCTGTCCGTCTGGCTGGAGCTGAACATGCCCAAGACCGAGCGGGACATCGTCATCGTCACCGAATTCAGCAAGTCCGTGACCGGATTCCTGGTCTCGGGCGTGACCGAGATCCACCGCGTGGGCTGGGAGAAAGTCATCCCGCCGTCGAGCATCATCTCCACCAACACCGACGCCATCATCGGCCTCATCGACAAGGGCGAATACTTCGTCCAGCTCCTGGACCTGGAGACGATCCTGTCCCAGTTCGAGCCCGACGACGGCGTGGAGATGGCCGTGTCCGAAAACGAGTACAAGGTCCTCGTGGCCGACGACTCGGCCACCATCCGGGCCATGATCAAGGCCAATCTGACCGAGGCCAACTTCCAGCCGATCATCACCAACAACGGCGACGAGGCCCTGCGTACCATCCTGGATCTCAAGGCCAGGGCCGAGGCCGAGGGCAAGGACATCACCGAATACGTGGACCTGGTCATTTCCGACATCGAGATGCCGCTCATGGACGGATTCAGCCTGACCAAGAACATCAAGCAGGATCCGGTCTTGCGCAACCTCCCCGTTATACTGTACTCTTCCATCATCACGAACGAACTGCGGCACAAGGGCGAGTCGGTGGGCGCGGACATGCAGATATCCAAGCCCGACCTGCACACCATACCGCAAGTGGCGCTCGAACTCATCGAAGGTGGTGCGGATTGA